CGGGGCGTGGCGACGTCCCCCGCGATACGGGTCCTCACCAGGTGGTCGACGAGCTGGGCGCGGCTGGGTGTCCCGGGTATCGGCATGCCTCCATTGTGGGGCAGCGCGGCACGGCCGTCCTCGGCATACCGCCCGCTGGGACGTGACTCACGTCCCTGGTCAGCCCTGCCGCAGCGCGAACCACAGCTCCATGCGCACGTCCGGGTCGTCCAGGTCGGCGTCCAACAGGGCGGCGCAACGGGCGATGCGCTGCCGCACGGTGTTGCGGTGCACCTCCAGCGCCACCGCCGTACGGTCCCAGCTGCCGTGCAGAGCCAGCCAGTTGCGCAGGGTCTCGGTCAGTTCGGGGCGGCCGGCGAGCGGGGCGAGCAGCGCGCGGGCGTGCGCCTCGGCGTCCGCCGGCGGCACCAGGTCCGCCAGGCCCGGCCGGGTCCCGTGCCGGACCAGCGGGGCGCGGGTGGCGCGGGCCCGGGCCAGGGCGCGAGCCGCCTGCGCGTCGGCGGCCGGCCACTCCCGCGGCTCCACGGCCGCGCTGACCCCGAGCGTCCACCCGGCCTGCGGCTGCGGCGGCCGCCCGCCGGGCACCAGCACCCGTACGACGTCCCGGCCGAGGTCGACCAGCGGCGACCCCAGCGCGGCCCCGAGCGCGGAGGCGGCGACCGCGTCGGGCCGCTGGGCCTCCGGCCGGGCGTGCACGACGAACCACTGCCCGGCGCCGAGCAGCGGGGCGACCTCCTCGGGCGGGGACCCCAGCAGCAGCCGTACCAGGGCGGAGGAGCGGACGGCGCCCGCGCCGCTGTGGTGCTCGCCGGTCAGCAGCGACAGCAGGACGGAGGCGACCGAGGCGATGGTGTGGTCGCCGGGCTCACGGTGCGCGGTGGCCACCCCGAGGACGAATCCCTCACCGGAGCCGAGCGCGTACACGGAGAGATGGGTGTCGCCGAGCGTGTCGGTGGCGGAGGTGGGGGCGGGACGCGCGGCGGCGGGATGGGCGGCGGCGGGACGGGCGCCCCCGCCCGCACCGGTCGCCGCGCCGCCCGACGACGCCCGGTCCGCCGCGGACGCCGGGCCGCCGCCGGTGGGACGGGTCTGTGCTGCCTGGCCGCTGGTGGGGCGTGCCGGTGCCGCGGTGTCGCCGGTGGGGCGTGCCGGGGCGGCTGGGCCGTTTCCCGGACCCGCCGGTGCCGCAGGGGCGTCCGCCGGCCGTACCACCGCCGCCAGGGCGGCCAGGGCCGTGGCGGTCTCCTCGGCCGGGGTCCGGCCGGCCGTGGCGAGGGGCGTGCCGTCCGGGCCGTAGAGCACCGCGTGCCCGGACAGGTGCCGGGCCAGCCGGCGCAGCACCGACGGCACCGGATCGGGGCGGGCGGCGGCCGCGGCGAGGCTCTGCTGGGCCTGGGTGACCCGGCGGAGTTCGGCCAGGCGGGCCTGGGCCATCAGCTGCCACACCGCGCGGGCCACGCCGGAGAAGGTGGTCCGGGGCGGGACCTCCAGCAGGGGCAGCCCGTGGCGCTCGCACGCGGCCACCAGCCCCGGCGGGACCGTGTCGTGGACCGGCGCCAGGCCGAAGCCGAGGGCCGCGCCGCCCGCCTCGACGATCCGGGAGACGTAGCCGTCGAAGTAGTCCCCATCGGAACCCGCCGCCTGAGGGATGTGCACCCCGGCCGTGAGCAGCAGCTCGCCGCCCAGCAGATACGGGTACGGGTCGGCCATCTCCGAGGTGTGCGCCCAGTGGATCACGGTCCCCTGGTCCTCCGGACCCGCGATCTGGCGCAGGGCCAGGTCCTCCCGGGCCAGCAGCGCCGACAGCGGGACCGGCGGGGTCGGCGGAACCGCCGGGGCGGTGGGGGCGGTTGTTTCCGGCATGGTGTGCGGACCCTCCATCCAGCCCCGTTCGTATGGATGAAACGTACACTTCGCAGTCGCTTTCCGGCCACCTAGTGTCAAGTCAGACCGGCAGCCGCGGGTACGGGCGGATGTCCCCGCGATCTGCTGCCGGCCCGTCCCCATTGCACCTGCACGACACGCCACCGGAATGTGCGCGAAGGAGGGCCGCCATGGCCGTCGACTACACAGTGATCGTCGTCTATCTCGCCGGCATGCTGGCCATGGGCTGGTGGGGCATGCGCCGCGCCCGGTCCAAGAGCGACTTCCTGGTGGCGGGCCGCCGCCTGGGCCCGGCCATGTACTCCGGCACCATGGCGGCGATCGTCCTCGGCGGCGCGTCCACCATCGGCGGCGTGGGCCTCGGCTACCAGTACGGCCTGTCCGGCGCCTGGATGGTCGTCACCATCGGCCTCGGCCTGCTGGCCCTGTCGGTGTTCTTCTCGGCCCGCATCGCCCGCCTGAAGGTCTACACCGTCTCCGAGATGCTCGACCTGCGCTACGGCGGCCGGGCCGGCGTCATCTCCGGCGTGGTCATGTGGGCGTACACCCTCATGCTGGCCGTCACCTCGACCATCGCCTACGCCACGATCTTCGACGTCCTGTTCGACATGAACCGGACCCTCGCGATCGTCCTCGGCGGCTCGATCGTCGTCGCCTACTCCACCCTCGGCGGCATGTGGTCCGTCACCCTGACCGACATGGTCCAGTTCGTGGTGAAGACCATCGGCGTCCTGCTGCTGCTCCTGCCGATCGCGGTCGTCAAGGCGGGCGGCTTCTCCGGGATGCGGGCCAAGCTGCCGACCTCGTACTTCGACCCGCTGGGCATCGGCGGCGAGACCATCTTCACCTACGTCCTGATCTACACCTTCGGCATGCTGATCGGCCAGGACATCTGGCAGCGCGTGTTCACCGCCCGCAGCGACAGGACCGCCCGGTACGGGGGCACCGTCGCCGGCACCTACTGCCTGGCCTACGCCCTCGCCGGCGCCGTCATCGGCACCGCCGCCAAGGTCATGTACCCGGGGCTCGGCAGCCCCGACGACGCCTTCGCCACCATCGTCAAGAACGAACTCCCCATCGGTGTGCGGGGCCTGGTGCTGGCCGCCGCCCTCGCCGCGGTGATGTCGACCTCCTCCGGCGCGCTGATCGCCTGCGCCACCGTCGCCAACAACGACATCTGGTCGCGGCTGCGGGGCCTCACCAGGCGGTCCGGCGAGGGCCACGACGAGGTCGGCGGCAACCGCGCCTTCATCCTGATCATGGGCGTGGCGGTGATCGGCACGGCGATCGCCCTGAACAACGTGGTCGAGGCGCTGACCGTGGCGTACAACCTCCTCGTCGGCGGCCTGCTCGTGCCCATCCTCGGCGGCCTGCTGTGGAAGCGCGGCACCGTCCAGGGCGCACTGGCCGCCGTGATCGTCGGCGGCCTCGCCGTGATCGGCCTGATGGCGGGGTACGGCATCCTCGCCAACGAGCCCGTCTACTACGGCCTGCTCGCCTCCCTCGCCGCCTACGTCGCCGTCTCCCTGGCGACCAGGCCCACCGACGAGACGGTCCTCGCCGCCTGGCGCGAACGGCTCGCCGGCCGGAACCCCGAACTCGGGTCCGAACCGGTCCCGGCTCACCAGTAGAGTCGTATGACAAGCAGTACAAGCAGTACATGCGCGACGAAGCGCAAGAAAGAAGGCAATTGACATGAGCAGCAACGAGACGCCCCGCGGCCCCGTCGACTCCTCCCGCATCCCGCGGTACGCCGGCCCCGCGACCTTCGCCCGGCTGCCCCGCCTGGACGAGGTCGGCACCGCCGACGTCGCCGTCGTGGGCGTGCCGTTCGACTCCGGCGTCTCGTACCGGCCGGGCGCCCGCTTCGGCGGCAACGCCATCCGCGAGGCGTCCCGGCTGCTGCGCCCCTACAACCCGGCGCAGGACGCCTCCCCGTTCGCCCTGGCGCAGGTCGCGGACGGCGGCGACATCGCGGTGAACCCGTTCAACATCAACGAGGCCGTCGAGACCATCGAGGCCGCGGCGGACGAGCTGCTCGGCACCGGCGCCCGTCTGATGACGCTGGGCGGCGACCACACCATCGCGCTGCCGCTGCTCAGGAGCGTCGCGAAGAAGCACGGCCCGGTCGCCCTGCTCCACTTCGACGCCCACCTCGACACCTGGGACACCTACTTCGGCGCCGAGTACACCCACGGCACCCCGTTCCGCCGCGCGGTGGAGGAGGGCATCCTCGACACCTCGGCCCTCTCCCACGTCGGCACCCGCGGCCCGCTGTACGGCAAGCAGGACCTCACCGACGACGAGAAGATGGGCTTCGGCATCGTCACCTCCGCCGACGTCTACCGCCGGGGCGCCGACGAGATCGCCGACCAGCTGCGCCAGCGCATCGGCGACCGCCCGCTGTACATCTCCATCGACATCGACTGCCTCGACCCGGCCCACGCGCCCGGCACGGGCACGCCGGAGGCGGGCGGCATGACCTCCCGCGAGCTGCTGGAGATCCTGCGCGGCCTGGCCTCCTGCCACCTGGTCTCGGCGGACGTCGTCGAGGTCGCGCCGGCCTACGACCACGCCGAGATCACGTCTGTGGCCGCCTCCCACACGGCGTACGAACTGACCACCATCATGAGCCGCCAGATCGCCGCGGCCCGCGAGGAGAACGAGGGCAAGTGACCCACGACCACGACCTGGAGCTCCGTCCGACCGCCGCCCAGACGGAGGCCGCGCTGAATCCTCCCGCCGGGCGCAACGGCGGAGACCTGGTCGTGGAGACGCTGGCCGGGCTGGGCGCGACGACCGTCTTCGGCCTCCCCGGCCAGCACGCGCTGGGCATGTTCGACGCCCTGCGCAGGTCCTCCCTGCGGTACGTGGGCCTGCGGGTGGAGAACAACGCGGGTTTCGCGGCGGACGCGTACGGCCGGATCACCGGCGAGGCCGCCCCGCTGCTGCTCTCCACGGGCCCCGGCGCGCTGACGTCGCTCGCGGCGTTGCAGGAGGCGGCGGCCGCGTCGGCCCCCGTGCTGGCGATCAGCAGCCAGATCCCGACGGCCGGCCTGGGCGGCGGCCGCCACGGCTACCTCCACGAACTCCCCGACCAGGCGGCCTCGTTCCGGGGCGTGGTGAAGTCGGTGCACACCGTCCGCACCCAGTCCCAGATCCCGTCCGCGATCGCGGCGGCCTGGAAGTCGGCGCTGACGGCTCCGCACGGCCCGGTGTGGGTGGAGATCCCGCAGGACGTGCTGCTGGCCCCGACCGCCCTGCCGGTGGTGACGGCGCCGGACGCCACCCCTGACGACCTGGTGCCGCGCCCCGAACTGACGGCGCTGGCCGCGCACCTGCTGTCGCACGCCGCCCGCCCGGCGATCATCGCGGGCGGCGGGGTCGTACGGTCCGACGCGTCGGGGAAGCTGAGGGCGCTGGCGGAGAAGCTTCAGGCGCCGGTCGTGACCACCTTCGGCGGCAAGGGCGCGTTCCCCTGGGAGCACCCCCTGTCGCTGCAGTCCTGGCTGGAGGACCGGCACACCACGGACTTCCTGGAGGACGCGGACGTCCTGCTGGTCGTGGGCTCGGGACTGGGCGAACTCTCCTCGAACTACCACACGTTCAGGCCGCGCGGCCGGGTGATCCAGATCGAGGCGGACCTCGGCAAGCTGGAGTCCAACCACCCGGCGCTGGGCATCCACGCGGACGCCCGCCTGGCGCTCCAGGCCCTGCTGGAGACGGTCCGGGAGCGGACGGACGCCTCGGCGCCGCAGCGCGTGCGGGAACTGCTGGACAAGGTGGCCGCCCGCATCGCCGCCCAGGAACTCGCCCTGGAACAGCAGGTGCTGGCCTCCGTGCGCCGGGCGCTGCCCAGCGGCGCCCCCTCCTTCTGGGACATGACGATCCTGGCGTACTGGGCGTGGTCGGCCTTCGACCCCCGGGGCGCGAACACCATGCACTCGGCGCAGGGGGCCGGCGGCCTCGGCTACGGCTTCCCCGCGGCGCTGGGCGCGGCGGCCGCCGACCCGACCCGCCCGGTGCTGGCGGTGTCGGGCGACGGCGGCGCGCTGTACTCCATCGCGGAACTGGCCACCGCCCGCCAGTACGACCTGCCGGTCACCTGGCTGATCGTCGACGACGGCGGCTACGGCATCCTCCGCGAGTACATGACGGACGCCTTCGGCCAGGCCACGGCGACCGAGCTCACCCGCCCGGACTACGTGGCCCTCGCCGAGTCGTTCGGCGTCCCCGGGGTCCGTACGACCCCTGAGACGCTGGAGGCCGACCTGGCGAAGGCGCTGGCGACGCCGGGCCCGTCGGTGGTCGTGCTCCCGGCGGTCCTGCGGATGTTCGCGCCGACGCACCTGGCGCCGCGGGGCCAGGCCGCCCGGCTCAGCGGCACTTGCTCGACGTGCTGATGTACACCTGCGTCGGGTGCGCGCCGTTGAAGGCCCATCCCTCGCCGGGCTTCATGCAGATCGTGGGGTGGTTGGAGAACCGCACGTAGGCCACGTCGTCGTGCCGGGTGTTGACCGCGCCCTTCGCCTTGCGGCTGGCGCCGAGCTTCTGCCAGTAGCCGGTGTCCTTGAACTTCCCGGTCATCGTGTTGCCGTTGTAGAAGCAGACGTACGGATACGGACACTTCGGGCGGGCGGCGGTGGACGCGACGGCCGCGGCCGACGGGGTGTGCGGGCCGGCCGGGGCGGCCTGCGCGGAGACGGCCAGACCGCTTCCGGCCAGGGCGCACGCGGTCAGGACGGACGCGGTCGCGATGCGGAATCGCATGGATGCTCCTCGATGTCGGTTGCCTGTCGACGGCAGTCGCCTGAGACGGCCCGCGGCACCCCCGTGCCCGCGGGCCGCCGACTGCCTGGGGCGGTGCGGAGCGGGCCGCACCGCCCGTCGTGCACCACCGACGGTGCAGGCAGGCCCCGAGGCGGCGCCAGGCCCGCCGCCCAGGTGCCGCCGGCCCGGGACGTCCCACCCCGTGGCCTGCGGAAACGCCCTGCGGCATGAGGCGCCGGCGGGACGCGCGAGAGCGGGGGAATTCGGCCGATTCCATGCGCTCGTACGGAAGTCCACGGGAACCGGGCGTCTGCGCTGAGGCATCCTCATGTCGGAAACTGCCACAGACATGGGGTGGGACATGTCTCGTTGGAAGCAGTTGCCGGACTCGCTCGACCCGCGAGTGCGGCAACTCGCCGTCCAGATGCGCCGTATCAAGGACCACAGCGGACTCGGCCTGCAGGCGCTGGCCGCCCGGACCGGCTACAGCCGCGCCTCCTGGGACCGCTACCTCAACGGCCGTTCGCTGCCGCCGCAGGAGGCGGTCGCCGCCCTGGCCCGCGCCTGCGACGCCGACCCGGCCCGCCTGCTGGCCCTCCACGAGGTGGCGGTGGCGGCGGGGCGCGTGGACGCCGGGGAAGCGGGGGAGACCGGGGACGCCGAGGCCGGGGCGACGGGGGAGCTCGCGGCGGGGGCCGCTGAGGAGGACACGGAGCCGGAACCCGGTCCGGCCGCGGAGGAGCCGAGGGGCGGGGGCCGGGGACGGCGGCGGATGCTCACCGCCGTGGCGACGTCGGTGGTCCTCCTCGCGGCGGTGATCGCCCTTGTCGTGGCCGCGCCGTGGGACGGCGGCCGGCGACGGACCGACGACCGGACGGCCCCCGCGGACGCCACCGCGCCGGCGCCGGGAGCCTCCGGGCCGAAGGGAACGTTCGTGTTCCGGCCAGGCAAGGAGTACCCGTGCCCTGTGCACCGCGCCCGGGACGGG
This genomic interval from Streptomyces sp. NBC_00557 contains the following:
- a CDS encoding PucR family transcriptional regulator; translated protein: MPETTAPTAPAVPPTPPVPLSALLAREDLALRQIAGPEDQGTVIHWAHTSEMADPYPYLLGGELLLTAGVHIPQAAGSDGDYFDGYVSRIVEAGGAALGFGLAPVHDTVPPGLVAACERHGLPLLEVPPRTTFSGVARAVWQLMAQARLAELRRVTQAQQSLAAAAARPDPVPSVLRRLARHLSGHAVLYGPDGTPLATAGRTPAEETATALAALAAVVRPADAPAAPAGPGNGPAAPARPTGDTAAPARPTSGQAAQTRPTGGGPASAADRASSGGAATGAGGGARPAAAHPAAARPAPTSATDTLGDTHLSVYALGSGEGFVLGVATAHREPGDHTIASVASVLLSLLTGEHHSGAGAVRSSALVRLLLGSPPEEVAPLLGAGQWFVVHARPEAQRPDAVAASALGAALGSPLVDLGRDVVRVLVPGGRPPQPQAGWTLGVSAAVEPREWPAADAQAARALARARATRAPLVRHGTRPGLADLVPPADAEAHARALLAPLAGRPELTETLRNWLALHGSWDRTAVALEVHRNTVRQRIARCAALLDADLDDPDVRMELWFALRQG
- a CDS encoding sodium:solute symporter encodes the protein MAVDYTVIVVYLAGMLAMGWWGMRRARSKSDFLVAGRRLGPAMYSGTMAAIVLGGASTIGGVGLGYQYGLSGAWMVVTIGLGLLALSVFFSARIARLKVYTVSEMLDLRYGGRAGVISGVVMWAYTLMLAVTSTIAYATIFDVLFDMNRTLAIVLGGSIVVAYSTLGGMWSVTLTDMVQFVVKTIGVLLLLLPIAVVKAGGFSGMRAKLPTSYFDPLGIGGETIFTYVLIYTFGMLIGQDIWQRVFTARSDRTARYGGTVAGTYCLAYALAGAVIGTAAKVMYPGLGSPDDAFATIVKNELPIGVRGLVLAAALAAVMSTSSGALIACATVANNDIWSRLRGLTRRSGEGHDEVGGNRAFILIMGVAVIGTAIALNNVVEALTVAYNLLVGGLLVPILGGLLWKRGTVQGALAAVIVGGLAVIGLMAGYGILANEPVYYGLLASLAAYVAVSLATRPTDETVLAAWRERLAGRNPELGSEPVPAHQ
- the speB gene encoding agmatinase, with the translated sequence MSSNETPRGPVDSSRIPRYAGPATFARLPRLDEVGTADVAVVGVPFDSGVSYRPGARFGGNAIREASRLLRPYNPAQDASPFALAQVADGGDIAVNPFNINEAVETIEAAADELLGTGARLMTLGGDHTIALPLLRSVAKKHGPVALLHFDAHLDTWDTYFGAEYTHGTPFRRAVEEGILDTSALSHVGTRGPLYGKQDLTDDEKMGFGIVTSADVYRRGADEIADQLRQRIGDRPLYISIDIDCLDPAHAPGTGTPEAGGMTSRELLEILRGLASCHLVSADVVEVAPAYDHAEITSVAASHTAYELTTIMSRQIAAAREENEGK
- a CDS encoding thiamine pyrophosphate-binding protein, which encodes MTHDHDLELRPTAAQTEAALNPPAGRNGGDLVVETLAGLGATTVFGLPGQHALGMFDALRRSSLRYVGLRVENNAGFAADAYGRITGEAAPLLLSTGPGALTSLAALQEAAAASAPVLAISSQIPTAGLGGGRHGYLHELPDQAASFRGVVKSVHTVRTQSQIPSAIAAAWKSALTAPHGPVWVEIPQDVLLAPTALPVVTAPDATPDDLVPRPELTALAAHLLSHAARPAIIAGGGVVRSDASGKLRALAEKLQAPVVTTFGGKGAFPWEHPLSLQSWLEDRHTTDFLEDADVLLVVGSGLGELSSNYHTFRPRGRVIQIEADLGKLESNHPALGIHADARLALQALLETVRERTDASAPQRVRELLDKVAARIAAQELALEQQVLASVRRALPSGAPSFWDMTILAYWAWSAFDPRGANTMHSAQGAGGLGYGFPAALGAAAADPTRPVLAVSGDGGALYSIAELATARQYDLPVTWLIVDDGGYGILREYMTDAFGQATATELTRPDYVALAESFGVPGVRTTPETLEADLAKALATPGPSVVVLPAVLRMFAPTHLAPRGQAARLSGTCSTC
- a CDS encoding helix-turn-helix domain-containing protein; amino-acid sequence: MSRWKQLPDSLDPRVRQLAVQMRRIKDHSGLGLQALAARTGYSRASWDRYLNGRSLPPQEAVAALARACDADPARLLALHEVAVAAGRVDAGEAGETGDAEAGATGELAAGAAEEDTEPEPGPAAEEPRGGGRGRRRMLTAVATSVVLLAAVIALVVAAPWDGGRRRTDDRTAPADATAPAPGASGPKGTFVFRPGKEYPCPVHRARDGLLYAGYSTTRVGLVGPGSAQWAVVEVQCLLRHRGFSPGAVDGVFGAHTERAVERLQAGARIRVDGVVGEDTWGVLRK